The proteins below come from a single Cricetulus griseus strain 17A/GY chromosome 6, alternate assembly CriGri-PICRH-1.0, whole genome shotgun sequence genomic window:
- the Pank2 gene encoding pantothenate kinase 2, mitochondrial isoform X6: protein MKGSSPNTKEETVPAQYGWLWCPFRRYRTRPRNKSKVFPWFGLDIGGTLVKLVYFEPKDITAEEEKEEVESLKSIRKYLTSNVAYGSTGIRDVHLELKDLTLCGRKGNLHFIRFPTHDMPAFIQMGKDKNFSSLHTVFCATGGGSYKFEQDFLTIGDLQLHKLDELDCLIKGILYIDSVGFNGRSQCYYFENPADSEKCQKLPFDLKNPYPLLLVNIGSGVSILAVYSKDNYKRVTGTSLGGGTFFGLCCLLTGCSTFEEALEMASRGDSTKVDKLVRDIYGGDYERFGLPGWAVASSFGNMMSKEKREAASKEDLARATLITITNNIGSIARMCALNENINQVVFVGNFLRVNTIAMRLLAYALDYWSKGQLKALFSEHEGYFGAVGALLELLKIP from the exons ATGAAGGGTAGTAGcccaaacacaaaggaagagaCGGTGCCTGCACAGTACGGATGGCTGTGGTGCCCCTTCCGCAGATACAGAACCAGacccagaaacaaaagcaaag tTTTTCCATGGTTTGGCTTGGATATTGGTGGAACCCTAGTTAAGCTGGTTTATTTTGAACCTAAAGACATCACtgctgaagaagaaaaggaggaagtggAGAGTCTGAAAAGTATTCGCAAGTACCTGACCTCCAATGTGGCTTATGGATCCACAGGAATTCGGGACGTGCACCTTGAGCTGAAGGACCTGACTCTGTGTGGACGCAAAGGCAATCTGCACTTTATACGCTTTCCCACTCATGACATGCCTGCTTTTATTCAAATGGGCAAAGATAAAAACTTCTCGAGTCTCCACACTGTCTTTTGTGCCACTGGAGGTGGATCATACAAATTTGAGCAGGATTTTCTCACA atAGGTGACCTTCAGCTTCACAAACTGGATGAACTGGATTGCTTAATAAAAGGAATTTTGTACATTGATTCAGTTGGATTTAATGGACGGTCACAGTGCTATTATTTTGAAAATCCTGCTGATTCTGAAAAATGTCAGAAGTTaccatttgatttgaaaaatcCATACCCTCTGCTTCTGGTGAACATCGGCTCAGGGGTTAGCATCTTAGCAGTGTATTCCAAAGATAATTATAAGAGGGTCACAGGCACCAG TCTTGGAGGAGGAACTTTCTTTGGTCTCTGCTGTCTTCTTACTGGCTGTAGCACTTTTGAAGAAGCTCTTGAAATGGCATCTCGTGGGGATAGCACCAAAGTGGACAAATTAGTTCGAGACATTTATGGAGGAGACTATGAACGGTTTGGATTGCCAGGCTGGGCTGTGGCTTCAAG TTTTGGAAACATGATGagcaaggagaagagagaggctgCCAGTAAGGAGGACCTTGCCAGAGCAACTTTGatcaccatcaccaacaacaTTGGCTCCATAGCAAGAATGTGTGCCCTTAATGAA AACATTAACCAGGTTGTATTTGTCGGCAATTTCCTGAGAGTCAACACAATCGCCATGCGACTTCTGGCATATGCTCTGGATTACTGGTCCAAGGGGCAGCTAAAAGCACTGTTTTCAGAGCACGAG ggttaTTTTGGAGCCGTGGGTGCACTCCTTGAGCTGTTGAAGATACCCTGA
- the Pank2 gene encoding pantothenate kinase 2, mitochondrial isoform X7: MTCLLLFKWAKIKTSRVSTLSFVPLEVDHTNLSRIFSHLGGGTFFGLCCLLTGCSTFEEALEMASRGDSTKVDKLVRDIYGGDYERFGLPGWAVASSFGNMMSKEKREAASKEDLARATLITITNNIGSIARMCALNENINQVVFVGNFLRVNTIAMRLLAYALDYWSKGQLKALFSEHEGYFGAVGALLELLKIP; the protein is encoded by the exons ATGACATGCCTGCTTTTATTCAAATGGGCAAAGATAAAAACTTCTCGAGTCTCCACACTGTCTTTTGTGCCACTGGAGGTGGATCATACAAATTTGAGCAGGATTTTCTCACA TCTTGGAGGAGGAACTTTCTTTGGTCTCTGCTGTCTTCTTACTGGCTGTAGCACTTTTGAAGAAGCTCTTGAAATGGCATCTCGTGGGGATAGCACCAAAGTGGACAAATTAGTTCGAGACATTTATGGAGGAGACTATGAACGGTTTGGATTGCCAGGCTGGGCTGTGGCTTCAAG TTTTGGAAACATGATGagcaaggagaagagagaggctgCCAGTAAGGAGGACCTTGCCAGAGCAACTTTGatcaccatcaccaacaacaTTGGCTCCATAGCAAGAATGTGTGCCCTTAATGAA AACATTAACCAGGTTGTATTTGTCGGCAATTTCCTGAGAGTCAACACAATCGCCATGCGACTTCTGGCATATGCTCTGGATTACTGGTCCAAGGGGCAGCTAAAAGCACTGTTTTCAGAGCACGAG ggttaTTTTGGAGCCGTGGGTGCACTCCTTGAGCTGTTGAAGATACCCTGA
- the Pank2 gene encoding pantothenate kinase 2, mitochondrial isoform X5: MGAGRLGAPMERQGRAAAASAAAGESVSLDVETRRREPLRRRANSAVPSASGAAEGVRRERPGSLSGTASTVRPRGEGLRKRRPLFPWFGLDIGGTLVKLVYFEPKDITAEEEKEEVESLKSIRKYLTSNVAYGSTGIRDVHLELKDLTLCGRKGNLHFIRFPTHDMPAFIQMGKDKNFSSLHTVFCATGGGSYKFEQDFLTIGDLQLHKLDELDCLIKGILYIDSVGFNGRSQCYYFENPADSEKCQKLPFDLKNPYPLLLVNIGSGVSILAVYSKDNYKRVTGTSLGGGTFFGLCCLLTGCSTFEEALEMASRGDSTKVDKLVRDIYGGDYERFGLPGWAVASSFGNMMSKEKREAASKEDLARATLITITNNIGSIARMCALNENINQVVFVGNFLRVNTIAMRLLAYALDYWSKGQLKALFSEHEGYFGAVGALLELLKIP, from the exons ATGGGAGCGGGCCGGCTCGGCGCGCCTATGGAGCGCCAGGGCAGGGCTGCCGCCGCCTCAGCCGCGGCCGGCGAGTCGGTGTCCTTGGACGTCGAAACGCGGAGGCGGGAGCCGCTCAGGCGCCGGGCGAACAGCGCGGTGCCGTCGGCGTCCGGGGCGGCGGAGGGCGTGAGACGAGAGCGGCCTGGCTCCCTCAGCGGCACCGCCTCGACCGTCCGGCCGCGCGGCGAGGGCCTCCGGAAGAGGCGGCCGC tTTTTCCATGGTTTGGCTTGGATATTGGTGGAACCCTAGTTAAGCTGGTTTATTTTGAACCTAAAGACATCACtgctgaagaagaaaaggaggaagtggAGAGTCTGAAAAGTATTCGCAAGTACCTGACCTCCAATGTGGCTTATGGATCCACAGGAATTCGGGACGTGCACCTTGAGCTGAAGGACCTGACTCTGTGTGGACGCAAAGGCAATCTGCACTTTATACGCTTTCCCACTCATGACATGCCTGCTTTTATTCAAATGGGCAAAGATAAAAACTTCTCGAGTCTCCACACTGTCTTTTGTGCCACTGGAGGTGGATCATACAAATTTGAGCAGGATTTTCTCACA atAGGTGACCTTCAGCTTCACAAACTGGATGAACTGGATTGCTTAATAAAAGGAATTTTGTACATTGATTCAGTTGGATTTAATGGACGGTCACAGTGCTATTATTTTGAAAATCCTGCTGATTCTGAAAAATGTCAGAAGTTaccatttgatttgaaaaatcCATACCCTCTGCTTCTGGTGAACATCGGCTCAGGGGTTAGCATCTTAGCAGTGTATTCCAAAGATAATTATAAGAGGGTCACAGGCACCAG TCTTGGAGGAGGAACTTTCTTTGGTCTCTGCTGTCTTCTTACTGGCTGTAGCACTTTTGAAGAAGCTCTTGAAATGGCATCTCGTGGGGATAGCACCAAAGTGGACAAATTAGTTCGAGACATTTATGGAGGAGACTATGAACGGTTTGGATTGCCAGGCTGGGCTGTGGCTTCAAG TTTTGGAAACATGATGagcaaggagaagagagaggctgCCAGTAAGGAGGACCTTGCCAGAGCAACTTTGatcaccatcaccaacaacaTTGGCTCCATAGCAAGAATGTGTGCCCTTAATGAA AACATTAACCAGGTTGTATTTGTCGGCAATTTCCTGAGAGTCAACACAATCGCCATGCGACTTCTGGCATATGCTCTGGATTACTGGTCCAAGGGGCAGCTAAAAGCACTGTTTTCAGAGCACGAG ggttaTTTTGGAGCCGTGGGTGCACTCCTTGAGCTGTTGAAGATACCCTGA
- the Pank2 gene encoding pantothenate kinase 2, mitochondrial isoform X8 produces MASRGDSTKVDKLVRDIYGGDYERFGLPGWAVASSFGNMMSKEKREAASKEDLARATLITITNNIGSIARMCALNENINQVVFVGNFLRVNTIAMRLLAYALDYWSKGQLKALFSEHEGYFGAVGALLELLKIP; encoded by the exons ATGGCATCTCGTGGGGATAGCACCAAAGTGGACAAATTAGTTCGAGACATTTATGGAGGAGACTATGAACGGTTTGGATTGCCAGGCTGGGCTGTGGCTTCAAG TTTTGGAAACATGATGagcaaggagaagagagaggctgCCAGTAAGGAGGACCTTGCCAGAGCAACTTTGatcaccatcaccaacaacaTTGGCTCCATAGCAAGAATGTGTGCCCTTAATGAA AACATTAACCAGGTTGTATTTGTCGGCAATTTCCTGAGAGTCAACACAATCGCCATGCGACTTCTGGCATATGCTCTGGATTACTGGTCCAAGGGGCAGCTAAAAGCACTGTTTTCAGAGCACGAG ggttaTTTTGGAGCCGTGGGTGCACTCCTTGAGCTGTTGAAGATACCCTGA